One Thunnus thynnus chromosome 18, fThuThy2.1, whole genome shotgun sequence genomic region harbors:
- the ptrhd1 gene encoding putative peptidyl-tRNA hydrolase PTRHD1, with product MAASGAAGSPGRLVQYVVVRSDLVHKLSWPLGAVITQACHAATAAIHLHYGEPDTQQYLTELDSMHKVVLAAPDEAALSGLSDNLTQAGVSHKLWIEQPENIPTCLALRPYPKETVQPLLRKFKLFK from the exons ATGGCCGCTTCTGGAGCCGCCGGCTCTCCTGGCCGGTTAGTCCAGTATGTCGTTGTCCGGTCGGATCTGGTTCACAAGCTGTCCTGGCCCCTGGGAGCCGTGATAACTCAGGCTTGTCACGCTGCTACCGCCGCCATCCACCTGCACTACGGAGAGCCGGACACCCAGCAGTACCTGACCGAGCTGGACTCCATGCATAAAGTAGTGCTGGCG GCTCCAGATGAGGCCGCCCTGTCCGGCCTATCAGACAATTTGACACAGGCCGGCGTGTCACACAAGCTTTGGATCGAACAGCCGGAGAACATCCCCACCTGCTTGGCTCTGAGGCCGTACCCCAAAGAGACTGTCCAGCCGCTGCTGCGCAAGTTCAAACTCTTCAAATAA